Proteins from one Candidatus Berkelbacteria bacterium genomic window:
- a CDS encoding inner membrane CreD family protein yields LKSNWGAPSFSGAFLPDTREITKNSFEASWKILDLNRGYPQSWLGSTYNIYSSASGVKLLAGVDGYDKATRSAKYALLVVVLTFLVFFFAEVFNRKKIHPIQYILVGLAMVLFYVLLISISEIAGFGAAYIISSIATVGLITLYSKSVLAHGKMALTQGSILAFLYLFIYIILQLEDYALIIGSVLLFSILAAVMYLSRKVNWYAIGNDTQNN; encoded by the coding sequence TTTGAAATCAAACTGGGGCGCACCGAGCTTTAGCGGGGCATTTTTGCCGGACACGCGGGAGATCACAAAAAACAGCTTTGAGGCATCGTGGAAAATTCTTGATTTAAACAGAGGATACCCGCAATCGTGGCTTGGCAGTACGTATAATATCTACTCATCCGCATCAGGCGTAAAACTTTTGGCGGGAGTTGACGGCTACGACAAGGCGACACGCAGCGCAAAATACGCTTTGCTTGTCGTTGTTCTGACCTTTCTCGTATTCTTTTTTGCCGAAGTGTTTAACAGAAAGAAAATACATCCCATTCAATATATTCTGGTCGGGCTGGCAATGGTACTCTTTTACGTCTTGCTCATTTCCATTTCGGAAATAGCCGGCTTTGGCGCGGCATATATCATCTCCAGCATCGCAACTGTCGGCTTGATAACACTGTATTCAAAAAGCGTTCTGGCACATGGCAAAATGGCGCTCACGCAAGGTTCCATTCTCGCGTTTCTGTACCTTTTTATATACATCATACTGCAGTTAGAGGACTACGCCCTGATTATCGGAAGTGTATTACTCTTTTCAATCCTGGCCGCAGTCATGTATTTATCACGAAAGGTTAATTGGTACGCGATTGGCAACGATACGCAGAACAATTAA